In one Moritella sp. 5 genomic region, the following are encoded:
- a CDS encoding BCCT family transporter: MSHQNMIAKEGFFKGSNPVMMIGSGLLILFFIIFTIVGGDFANTIYNNSKQFITDNLSWYYIGLMSIFLFISIWLIFSRFGKVRLGKETDRPEYSDFAWFSMLFSAGIAIGILFWSIAEPIYHYQSNPFVSAAIDPEGAKQVAMRVTIFHWGLHGWAIFALIGLALSYFSYNKGLPLTIRSALYPIFGEKIYGPIGHTADYLAVFGTVFGIATSLGLGAQQINAGMSYLLGFEVSTVNQIIIIAIVSVVAIGSVLLGVDKGIKVISTINMKLTIVILVLFLILGPTVYILSEFVLNFGDYLTNVVGLGFWVNTNPDDSWQGDWTIFYWGWWLSWAPFVGVFIARISKGRTIREFVAGVLVAPTIMGAFWITTFGSTAFYLEQAGAGIIDAVNTDMTMALFKTIEAMDAGSIITILMAVICVVMLVTYFVTSADSATLVICSLVCMGEKNPLPRYRIFWGCAIGASAAVLLLAGGLKTLQTASVLAALPFSFVIILSVIGLIRALHEDYPTESATLAELK; this comes from the coding sequence GTGAGTCATCAAAATATGATCGCGAAGGAAGGATTTTTTAAAGGTTCAAATCCAGTCATGATGATTGGATCAGGGCTATTAATTTTATTTTTTATTATTTTTACAATTGTTGGTGGAGATTTTGCCAATACCATTTATAACAATTCAAAACAATTTATTACAGATAATTTAAGCTGGTATTACATTGGTTTAATGAGCATATTTTTATTTATCTCAATCTGGTTGATTTTCAGTCGCTTTGGTAAAGTACGCTTAGGCAAAGAGACTGATAGACCTGAATACAGTGATTTCGCTTGGTTTTCGATGCTATTCAGTGCTGGTATCGCCATTGGTATTCTATTCTGGAGTATCGCAGAACCTATATATCACTACCAATCAAACCCCTTTGTCAGTGCCGCGATAGACCCTGAAGGTGCAAAACAAGTTGCGATGCGAGTGACGATTTTCCATTGGGGATTACATGGCTGGGCTATATTCGCTCTTATTGGCTTAGCCTTATCTTATTTTTCGTATAATAAAGGACTACCACTGACGATACGTTCAGCATTGTATCCGATATTTGGTGAAAAAATTTATGGCCCAATAGGCCACACAGCAGATTATCTAGCCGTGTTTGGCACTGTATTTGGTATTGCAACATCGCTTGGCCTTGGCGCTCAACAAATAAATGCGGGTATGAGCTATTTACTTGGTTTTGAAGTATCGACAGTCAATCAAATCATCATTATCGCCATTGTGTCAGTAGTCGCTATCGGCTCGGTATTACTCGGTGTTGATAAAGGTATTAAAGTCATTAGTACCATCAACATGAAGCTGACGATTGTCATCCTGGTATTATTTTTGATACTCGGACCGACGGTTTATATTTTAAGTGAATTTGTACTTAATTTTGGTGATTATTTAACAAATGTTGTCGGACTTGGTTTTTGGGTTAACACTAATCCAGATGACTCTTGGCAAGGTGATTGGACAATTTTCTATTGGGGTTGGTGGTTATCTTGGGCACCATTTGTTGGTGTATTTATCGCTCGTATCTCAAAAGGACGTACGATTAGGGAGTTTGTGGCGGGAGTTTTAGTTGCACCAACAATAATGGGCGCGTTCTGGATCACCACATTTGGCTCTACTGCATTTTATTTAGAACAAGCAGGTGCTGGCATTATCGATGCGGTAAACACTGACATGACGATGGCCTTGTTTAAAACAATTGAAGCCATGGATGCAGGCTCAATAATTACCATCTTAATGGCTGTCATTTGTGTCGTCATGCTTGTGACCTATTTTGTCACTTCAGCAGACTCTGCGACATTAGTTATTTGTTCACTGGTGTGCATGGGTGAAAAAAATCCATTACCAAGATACCGCATTTTCTGGGGCTGTGCGATAGGCGCATCTGCAGCAGTGCTGCTACTTGCTGGAGGCTTAAAGACATTGCAAACCGCATCAGTATTGGCCGCACTACCATTTTCGTTCGTTATTATACTTTCTGTTATAGGCTTAATCCGTGCATTACATGAGGATTATCCAACTGAATCAGCAACACTTGCCGAGCTAAAGTAA
- a CDS encoding iron-containing alcohol dehydrogenase, whose product MSSQVILPRIMQIGAGASKDIVNVLNNLGVSKPLIITDKMMVKLGYAAQIQNALALSNLAAEIFDDTVPEPTVASIQNGINKAKSGDFDCLIALGGGSPIDSAKAISVLSQFGGEMRDYKVPRVVSEQGLPLIAIPTTAGTGTECTCFTIITDEKNDEKMLCAGVGFMPVAALVDFELTLSLPARITADTGIDALTHAIEAYVSRKSNTFSDSQAISAMKLIAPNLRKTYHDGNDKTARENIMLGSTLAGMAFSNASVALVHGMSRPIGAAFHVPHGLSNAMLLPAVTAFSIPAAPERYADCAKAIGIANESDSTDVANGKLIVELKALNVELNVPTPAEFGIEGAKYFDLLPTMAKQALASGSPNNNPRVPSIDEMIAIYKEIWVD is encoded by the coding sequence ATGTCATCACAAGTAATATTACCACGCATAATGCAAATTGGCGCTGGTGCAAGTAAAGATATAGTGAACGTTTTAAATAACTTGGGCGTATCGAAACCCTTGATAATTACAGATAAAATGATGGTCAAATTAGGTTATGCAGCTCAAATCCAAAATGCATTAGCATTATCAAATTTAGCCGCTGAAATCTTTGATGATACAGTCCCAGAACCGACTGTCGCTTCGATTCAAAATGGTATCAATAAAGCTAAAAGTGGTGATTTTGATTGCTTAATCGCACTGGGTGGTGGCAGTCCGATTGATAGCGCGAAAGCAATCTCTGTTTTGTCACAATTTGGTGGTGAAATGCGTGATTATAAAGTACCGAGGGTTGTTAGCGAGCAAGGATTACCCCTAATTGCAATTCCAACGACCGCTGGCACTGGTACTGAATGTACATGTTTCACGATTATAACCGATGAAAAGAATGATGAAAAAATGTTATGCGCAGGCGTTGGTTTCATGCCTGTTGCAGCATTGGTTGATTTTGAGTTAACCCTCTCATTACCAGCCCGAATTACCGCGGATACCGGCATTGACGCATTAACGCATGCGATCGAAGCTTATGTAAGTAGAAAATCGAATACGTTTAGTGACTCACAAGCTATCTCAGCGATGAAGCTCATCGCGCCAAATTTACGTAAAACATATCATGACGGTAATGATAAAACGGCACGTGAAAACATTATGTTAGGCTCTACACTTGCAGGTATGGCATTTTCAAACGCTTCAGTTGCACTTGTACATGGCATGAGTCGACCCATTGGTGCCGCATTTCATGTGCCGCACGGTTTATCCAACGCGATGTTATTACCGGCAGTTACTGCTTTTTCTATTCCAGCAGCACCTGAACGTTATGCTGATTGCGCTAAAGCCATCGGGATTGCAAATGAAAGTGATTCAACTGATGTAGCCAATGGCAAGTTGATTGTAGAACTTAAGGCTCTAAATGTTGAGCTTAACGTACCAACACCAGCTGAGTTTGGTATTGAGGGCGCTAAGTACTTTGATTTACTGCCTACAATGGCAAAACAAGCATTAGCGTCAGGCTCACCAAATAACAATCCTCGGGTTCCAAGCATTGACGAAATGATTGCGATATATAAAGAGATTTGGGTTGATTAA